One Chlamydiales bacterium STE3 DNA segment encodes these proteins:
- a CDS encoding hypothetical protein (Product derived from UniProtKB/Swiss-Prot:Q9PLQ9;Uncharacterized protein TC_0036), with amino-acid sequence MFGLENQKKKKKAEPFVFDLEKELMTLKMHKEIKEKVESRIQSIKEVLRVGENKEEFDQMGVMLHGYTSLLKILSRFKPKG; translated from the coding sequence ATGTTTGGATTAGAGAATCAGAAAAAGAAGAAGAAAGCAGAACCGTTTGTTTTTGATCTCGAAAAAGAACTAATGACCTTAAAAATGCATAAAGAGATTAAAGAGAAAGTGGAATCACGCATTCAATCGATTAAAGAGGTTTTGAGAGTTGGTGAAAATAAAGAAGAGTTTGACCAGATGGGCGTCATGCTGCATGGGTATACGTCGCTTTTAAAAATTTTGTCTCGCTTTAAGCCAAAGGGTTAA
- a CDS encoding Type III secretion needle forming protein (Product derived from UniProtKB/Trembl:F8KX46;Gene name derived from UniProtKB/Trembl:F8KX46) produces the protein MSYPSSPVNFDGKNIQSGFSVNVLFSIINDATISAKTKLLEIKSRRSAVSIGDMFEMQMLMNHLSQLSEMSTGVVVAANSAIMSMARGVKG, from the coding sequence ATGTCCTATCCAAGTTCACCTGTCAATTTTGATGGAAAAAATATTCAGTCAGGTTTTAGCGTTAACGTCCTATTCTCCATCATTAATGATGCGACGATTAGTGCGAAAACAAAACTTTTAGAAATTAAAAGCCGCAGATCTGCAGTTAGCATTGGCGACATGTTCGAAATGCAGATGTTAATGAACCACTTATCACAGCTTTCCGAAATGTCAACCGGTGTTGTTGTAGCGGCAAACAGCGCTATTATGTCAATGGCTCGCGGTGTTAAAGGGTAA
- a CDS encoding Type III secretion needle formation regulating protein (Product derived from UniProtKB/Trembl:F8KX47;Gene name derived from UniProtKB/Trembl:F8KX47), with protein MENLADFKDDFALLIEAGFIAVKQLDEISAARIFNAAQMINPHSVAPQIGLGYIALNKLEIKQAIRIFEAVVQKEPENYLAQTFLGMCFLLTKPKRKKGEKLIQEAMDKSSDPTIKDLGAVSLEWAEKDLNKSKSPFFSSAVAEES; from the coding sequence ATGGAAAATTTAGCTGACTTTAAAGATGACTTTGCCCTGTTAATCGAAGCAGGATTTATCGCTGTGAAACAGCTCGATGAAATCAGCGCAGCGCGCATATTCAACGCAGCGCAAATGATCAATCCCCATAGCGTAGCTCCGCAAATTGGACTTGGCTACATTGCTTTAAACAAATTGGAAATCAAGCAGGCCATTCGCATATTCGAAGCTGTCGTACAAAAAGAGCCAGAAAATTACCTTGCTCAAACTTTTCTTGGGATGTGCTTTCTGCTGACAAAGCCCAAGAGAAAAAAAGGGGAAAAGCTCATTCAAGAAGCGATGGACAAGTCCTCTGATCCTACCATTAAAGATCTTGGAGCCGTCTCCCTTGAATGGGCCGAAAAAGACCTAAACAAAAGCAAATCGCCCTTTTTTAGCAGTGCGGTTGCTGAAGAGAGTTAG
- a CDS encoding Uncharacterized protein (Product derived from UniProtKB/Trembl:D6YSB5), whose product MSEEKIDRIEEISESLKSEPAELGGETNRAAPNKDQFDTLLNLEDQKAPTQKQVETSSDKTSLMDEVRSINQKVGSIGKATSTELAEQANGVIAQIEEVKSKLTTPDLEIKGSVQTLLRNKLSHIDENLKIALNRAGLEYAAPPEGLSTTTTKDPGNLANPIERFLGLLTHGQYQLQRLANDIEHMRNTPNDINPASMLAIQLKMGYVQQELELFANLLNKSLESIKTIMNVQV is encoded by the coding sequence ATGAGTGAAGAAAAAATTGATAGAATAGAAGAAATCAGTGAGTCTCTAAAGTCCGAACCTGCAGAACTAGGGGGCGAGACAAATCGAGCTGCACCTAACAAAGATCAGTTCGATACTCTTTTGAACTTAGAAGATCAAAAGGCTCCTACACAAAAGCAGGTAGAGACTTCTTCAGACAAAACATCTCTAATGGACGAAGTGCGCAGTATTAACCAAAAAGTTGGCTCGATTGGAAAAGCGACTTCAACAGAACTTGCCGAGCAAGCCAATGGGGTTATTGCCCAAATCGAAGAAGTCAAGTCTAAACTTACTACCCCAGATTTAGAGATAAAAGGTTCAGTACAGACGCTTTTGCGCAATAAATTGAGCCACATTGATGAAAATTTGAAGATTGCTTTAAACCGAGCAGGCTTAGAATATGCTGCGCCTCCTGAGGGGCTTTCTACAACAACTACAAAGGACCCTGGCAATTTAGCAAATCCCATTGAACGTTTCCTTGGCCTTTTAACGCATGGACAATACCAATTACAAAGGCTAGCCAACGATATTGAACACATGCGTAATACGCCAAATGACATCAACCCTGCCAGCATGCTCGCAATCCAATTAAAAATGGGTTATGTGCAGCAAGAACTCGAACTATTTGCCAACTTACTTAATAAATCTCTTGAATCGATTAAAACGATCATGAACGTCCAAGTTTAA
- a CDS encoding putative ATP synthase YscN (Product derived from UniProtKB/Swiss-Prot:P40290;Gene name derived from UniProtKB/Swiss-Prot:P40290;EC number derived from UniProtKB/Swiss-Prot:P40290), producing the protein MMSIEDFDNLIGSLDELQLTTVNGRITETVGMLIKAIVPQVKIGEICLVKREGEPLMTEVVGFTRDEVFLSPLGEMSGIGPSSEVIPTRLPLHIKVGPNLLGRVLNGLGEPLDTATKGPLEVNEVYPVLQAPPDPLKRQRINEPVSVGIRGIDGVLTTGLGQRVGIFAAAGGGKSTLLGMIARNAKADVNVISLIGERGRELRDFIEKDLGPEGLKRSVLVISTSDQASQLRLNAAYVGTAIAEYFRDQGKSVILMMDSVTRFARALREVGLAAGEPPARAGYTPSVFSTLPKLLERSGRSDKGSITAFYTILVAGDDMNEPVADEVRSILDGHIILSADLARQYHYPAIDVLSSASRVMPSIVPKEHLQLVGKLKEVLANYKKNELLIKIGEYKRGADKAGDFAIDHIDKVNRFLKQSVDEKCSFEETMQLLRGLFK; encoded by the coding sequence TTGATGAGCATAGAAGATTTTGACAACCTTATCGGCAGCCTGGACGAGTTGCAACTGACAACTGTAAATGGCCGTATTACTGAAACCGTGGGTATGTTAATCAAGGCAATTGTCCCCCAAGTTAAAATTGGTGAAATTTGCTTGGTGAAACGTGAAGGTGAGCCTTTAATGACCGAAGTCGTCGGATTTACAAGAGATGAGGTCTTCTTATCCCCTCTTGGAGAAATGTCTGGCATTGGCCCCTCCTCTGAAGTTATTCCCACTCGCCTGCCCCTCCACATTAAAGTCGGCCCAAATCTCTTAGGCCGCGTTCTTAATGGCCTTGGAGAACCGCTGGATACTGCAACGAAGGGACCTCTTGAAGTCAACGAGGTCTACCCTGTACTCCAGGCACCTCCTGATCCACTCAAAAGACAGCGCATCAATGAGCCTGTTTCTGTGGGAATTAGAGGGATTGACGGGGTATTAACGACAGGGCTTGGTCAAAGAGTTGGTATTTTTGCGGCCGCCGGTGGAGGAAAATCGACTTTGCTTGGAATGATCGCTCGTAATGCAAAAGCAGATGTAAATGTCATAAGCCTCATTGGAGAACGTGGTCGTGAGCTTAGAGATTTTATTGAAAAGGATTTAGGGCCTGAAGGACTAAAGCGCTCTGTTCTTGTGATTTCAACTTCAGACCAAGCTTCTCAGTTGCGCCTTAATGCGGCCTATGTAGGAACAGCGATTGCAGAGTACTTTAGGGATCAAGGAAAATCCGTGATTCTCATGATGGACTCTGTAACCCGTTTTGCAAGAGCTTTAAGAGAAGTCGGACTCGCTGCAGGTGAACCTCCGGCACGAGCAGGCTATACCCCTTCTGTTTTTTCGACCTTACCAAAGCTTCTTGAGCGCTCGGGCAGATCCGACAAGGGTTCCATCACTGCATTTTACACCATCTTAGTTGCTGGTGATGATATGAATGAGCCCGTAGCTGATGAAGTACGCTCTATTCTTGATGGCCATATTATCCTTTCCGCTGATCTTGCACGCCAATACCACTACCCTGCTATCGATGTGCTTTCATCCGCAAGCCGTGTGATGCCCTCAATCGTGCCAAAAGAACATCTCCAACTAGTTGGAAAACTAAAGGAAGTCTTGGCGAACTATAAAAAAAATGAGCTGCTAATTAAAATTGGGGAATACAAAAGAGGTGCTGACAAAGCGGGCGATTTCGCTATAGACCACATCGACAAAGTCAATCGGTTTTTAAAACAGAGCGTCGACGAAAAATGTTCTTTTGAAGAAACCATGCAGCTACTTAGAGGATTATTTAAATAA
- a CDS encoding Uncharacterized protein (Product derived from UniProtKB/Trembl:D1R7T8), giving the protein MAKLTYPLHQVLEIKKRRVEDAEKVVVEKRNLLKQEEEKLKQREKERDKVKEHHTHKLQQLREEMDQGTTSPKIQQMKIYLKVVQENLKAEEKKVNDQKEQVKTAQKNLEAALQHLKFRRLEVDKLLTHRQDWEKEMRKEEEIIEGREQDEIGSVVYMMNKRTRA; this is encoded by the coding sequence ATGGCTAAATTAACCTATCCTTTGCATCAAGTTTTAGAGATTAAAAAAAGACGTGTTGAGGATGCGGAAAAAGTTGTTGTGGAAAAGCGCAACCTTCTGAAGCAAGAAGAAGAGAAGCTAAAACAGCGCGAAAAAGAAAGAGATAAGGTTAAGGAACACCATACTCATAAGCTTCAACAGCTTCGCGAGGAGATGGATCAAGGAACAACTAGCCCAAAAATTCAACAGATGAAAATTTACCTAAAGGTAGTGCAGGAAAACTTAAAAGCTGAAGAGAAAAAAGTCAACGATCAGAAAGAACAAGTAAAAACAGCTCAAAAAAATCTAGAAGCAGCTTTGCAACACCTCAAATTTCGCCGATTGGAAGTAGATAAGCTTTTAACACATAGACAAGACTGGGAAAAAGAAATGCGTAAGGAAGAGGAAATTATCGAAGGTAGAGAGCAAGATGAAATCGGCTCAGTCGTCTACATGATGAATAAACGGACACGTGCTTAA